A genomic segment from Nicotiana sylvestris chromosome 1, ASM39365v2, whole genome shotgun sequence encodes:
- the LOC138891335 gene encoding uncharacterized protein, protein MAVTTRSGIGGVASISNKRKVMSDDVLVQDDYAPSNDMEVSDENVNEEVGIDIDDNVEETQNDLNPSREHVIDIPEMIVPKAKAPLPSPPPPYPQRLVKQNNENQFKKFIDIMKCLSINVPLVEALEQMSGYGKFTKDLVTKKRSMNCERIKMTHQVSAIVHSMDTKLEDPDAFTIPCTIGSANFAKALCNLGARINLVPYYVFKTLGFGRPRPTSMRLQMADRTMKRPLGIIDDVLVRVDKFILPTDFVILDYEVDYEVPIILGRPFLATRKALVNVEAGELTFRVGDEKFVFHVCKSMKQPNNNKVCSLVDLVTKVIVEDTNVVINVKDPLEVVLLNHDVDEKEGLVEYVNAL, encoded by the coding sequence ATGGCAGTGACTACAAGAAGTGGTATAGGTGGAGTTGCTAGCATCTCTAATAAAAGAAAGGTTATGagtgatgatgtgttggtgcaagaTGATTATGCGCCAAGCAATGATATGGAAGTGagtgatgagaatgtgaatgaagagGTGGGGATAGACATTGATGACAACGTGGAGGAGACACAAAATGAtttgaacccatctagggaacatgtTATAGACATACCGGAAATGATAGTgcccaaagccaaggctcctttgccaagtcctcctccaccatatcctcaaaggcttgtaAAACAAAACAATGAGAACCAGTTCAAGAAATTTATTGATATAATGAAATGTTTGTCCAtaaatgtgcctttggttgaAGCTCTAGAACAAATGTCGGGATATGGCAAGTTCAcgaaggacttggtaacaaagaagagatcAATGAATTGTGAAAGAATAAAAATGACACACCAAGTGAGTGCTATTGTGCATTCCATGGATACAAAGTTAGAAGACCCTGATGCCTTTACAATCCCATGCACTATTGGTAGTGCCAATTTTGCAAAAGCTTTGTGTAACTTGGGGGCTAGAATTAACTTGGTGCCATATTATGTGTTCAAGACATTGGGGTTTGGAAGACCAAGGCCCACATCTATGAGGCTGCAAATGGCGGACAGGACAATGAAGAGGCCATTGGGGataattgatgatgtgcttgttcgGGTCGATAAGTTCATACTTCCCACGGATTTTGTGATACTTGACTATGAGGTTGACTATGAGGTGCCGATCATactggggagacctttcctagctacaagGAAGGCCTTAGTtaatgtggaagcaggggaactcaccttccgggtgggtgatgaaaaatttgtgttccatgtttgcaagtcaatgaagcagcccaataacAACAAAGTATGTTCGCTTGTGGATCTAGTGACCAAAGTGATTGTTGAAGACACAAATGTCGTGATTAATGTGAAAGACCCATTGGAAGTTGTGTTGTTGAATCATGATGTGGATGAGAAGGAGGGCTTGGTTGAATATGTCAATGCTTTGTAA